The proteins below come from a single Pseudomonas chlororaphis genomic window:
- a CDS encoding cytidyltransferase gives MFEIALYGGAFNPPHAGHAQVMIEASRQARRVLVAPSFRHPCGKRMVDYEVRMKWLESIVEHIQPLCRTEVSASRVEQLVARGVEGPIYSYTLLAHLADSLALDGKRIALVVGQDVAEQLPSFYRGQALLERFSILCVEERLHVRSTLLRERLALGEPLPSHWMAPGMDPLNYDLYATYGNRHAQ, from the coding sequence ATGTTCGAGATTGCGCTTTATGGCGGTGCCTTCAATCCGCCTCACGCCGGCCACGCCCAGGTGATGATCGAGGCGTCCCGCCAGGCCCGGCGAGTACTGGTGGCCCCCAGTTTCAGGCACCCTTGCGGCAAACGAATGGTCGACTATGAGGTGCGTATGAAGTGGCTGGAGTCGATCGTCGAGCACATCCAACCGCTGTGCCGCACCGAAGTGAGCGCCAGCCGGGTGGAGCAGCTCGTGGCCCGTGGCGTCGAAGGCCCCATCTACAGTTACACCCTGCTCGCCCACCTCGCCGACAGCCTGGCCCTGGACGGCAAGCGGATCGCGCTGGTGGTGGGCCAGGATGTGGCCGAGCAGTTGCCGAGCTTCTATCGCGGCCAAGCCCTGCTGGAGCGTTTTTCCATCCTGTGCGTGGAGGAAAGGCTCCACGTGCGCAGCACACTGCTGCGCGAACGCCTGGCCCTGGGCGAACCGCTGCCCAGCCACTGGATGGCACCGGGCATGGACCCGTTAAACTATGACCTTTATGCGACCTACGGAAACCGACATGCGCAATAG
- a CDS encoding amidase — protein MNSLTRKTASFDVDAQKSFTPLCPDELPVPGGEQIGGELNFIASLASLRIGSKDAHSPQAPWVVADHAQMLKPTGLAHADITWVSHCVPGTEGFTLLDELPTPYDYDYFIWKGVEPDLHPYGACYHDLHGKLSTGVIEYLKGQGVEQVIVGGLALDFCVKTTALQLAGAGLKVIIHLPACRAISEEGALQAIRDMQQAGIAVAATREETVQLASV, from the coding sequence ATGAACAGCCTGACTCGCAAAACCGCTTCCTTCGATGTCGATGCGCAAAAGAGCTTTACCCCGCTCTGCCCTGATGAGCTGCCGGTGCCTGGCGGCGAGCAGATCGGCGGTGAGTTGAACTTCATCGCTTCCCTGGCCAGCCTGCGCATCGGCAGCAAGGATGCCCACTCGCCCCAGGCGCCCTGGGTGGTCGCCGACCATGCGCAGATGCTCAAGCCCACCGGGCTCGCGCACGCCGACATCACATGGGTCAGTCACTGTGTGCCCGGCACCGAAGGTTTCACCCTGCTGGACGAACTGCCGACGCCTTACGACTACGACTATTTCATCTGGAAGGGCGTCGAGCCGGACCTGCACCCGTACGGCGCGTGCTACCACGACTTGCACGGCAAGCTCTCTACCGGGGTGATCGAGTACCTCAAGGGCCAAGGTGTCGAGCAGGTCATCGTCGGCGGGCTGGCGCTGGATTTCTGCGTCAAGACCACCGCGCTGCAACTGGCGGGCGCCGGGCTCAAGGTGATCATCCACTTGCCGGCCTGCCGGGCCATCAGCGAGGAGGGCGCCCTCCAGGCCATCCGGGATATGCAGCAAGCGGGCATCGCGGTGGCCGCGACTCGCGAAGAAACCGTTCAACTGGCAAGCGTGTAA
- a CDS encoding nicotinate phosphoribosyltransferase (catalyzes the formation of nictonate and 5-phospho-alpha-D-ribose 1-diphosphate from nicotinate D-ribonucleotide and diphosphate), giving the protein MDSAFDSSNGTIQSLLDTDYYTFTMMQAVLHQHPNVEVEYQFIVRSKERLGHLIPQIRVELEKLAGLQLREGEQRFLFNKRFREYLTADFEQFLGLFRFNLRYIHVSEVDGQLHIRVRGPMLHCIMFEQPVLAMVSELRNREKYPDVELADVTRKLYQKFEWLEKNASREELAEFRVSDFSTRRRLSFRAQREVVSVMRSDFPGVFVGTSNAHLAYEFDLPLIGTMAHQWLMVHQQLGRLRESQNAALENWVREYRGRLGIALTDCISTDFFLKDFDLYFAKLYDGLRQDSGDPILWADKVLDRYKALGVDPRTKDLMFSDGLNFEKCLPILRHVRGKAKFGFGMGTSLACDVDGVEPLSIVMKLVRVHGEPVVKFSDDPVKNVCEDVSFLRYAAQVFNVALINPQLGA; this is encoded by the coding sequence ATGGACAGCGCATTCGATTCAAGCAACGGCACCATCCAGAGCCTTTTGGATACCGACTACTACACCTTCACCATGATGCAGGCGGTCTTGCACCAGCACCCCAACGTGGAAGTGGAATACCAGTTCATCGTGCGTTCCAAGGAGCGGCTTGGCCACCTGATCCCGCAGATTCGGGTCGAACTGGAGAAACTCGCCGGCTTGCAACTGCGCGAAGGCGAGCAGCGGTTCCTGTTCAACAAGCGTTTTCGCGAGTACCTGACCGCCGACTTCGAACAGTTTCTTGGCCTGTTCCGCTTCAATCTGCGCTACATCCATGTGTCGGAAGTCGACGGCCAACTGCATATCCGCGTCCGTGGCCCGATGTTGCACTGCATCATGTTCGAGCAACCGGTACTGGCCATGGTCAGTGAGTTGCGCAACCGCGAGAAGTACCCGGATGTCGAGTTGGCCGACGTCACCCGCAAGCTGTACCAGAAGTTCGAATGGCTGGAGAAAAACGCCAGCCGTGAAGAGCTCGCCGAGTTCCGTGTCTCGGACTTCTCCACCCGTCGGCGGCTGTCGTTCCGGGCCCAGCGCGAAGTGGTGAGCGTCATGCGCAGCGATTTCCCCGGGGTTTTTGTCGGCACCAGCAACGCTCACCTGGCCTACGAGTTCGACCTGCCGCTGATCGGCACGATGGCCCACCAGTGGCTGATGGTGCACCAGCAACTGGGCCGGTTGCGCGAGAGCCAGAACGCCGCGCTGGAAAACTGGGTACGCGAGTATCGCGGCCGCCTGGGCATCGCGCTCACGGACTGCATCAGCACCGACTTCTTCCTCAAGGACTTCGACCTGTACTTCGCCAAGCTCTATGACGGCCTGCGCCAGGATTCCGGTGACCCTATCCTCTGGGCTGACAAGGTGCTGGACCGCTACAAGGCGCTGGGTGTCGATCCGCGCACCAAGGACCTGATGTTTTCCGACGGCCTCAATTTCGAAAAATGCCTGCCGATCCTGCGGCATGTGCGTGGCAAGGCCAAGTTCGGCTTCGGGATGGGCACCAGCCTGGCTTGCGATGTCGACGGTGTCGAGCCGCTGAGCATCGTCATGAAACTGGTGCGGGTCCATGGCGAGCCGGTCGTGAAGTTCTCCGACGATCCGGTCAAGAATGTCTGTGAGGATGTTTCGTTCCTGCGGTACGCCGCTCAAGTGTTCAACGTTGCTCTGATCAA